In Streptomyces venezuelae, the sequence GGCCGCCACCGCCTGGGGCAAGGTCCCGGTACCGGCCGGATCCGCCGAGGGGGAGCAGCGGCTGCTGATCCGCCCGGCCGGCGTCGTGCTCTGCTCGGCGGGCCTGCGGTGCGAGGTGGTCTCCCGTACCTTCCGCGGCACGCACGTCGCGCTGCGGCTGCGGCCGGAGGCGGGGCCGGTGCTGGAGGCCGAGTGCGGACTGGCGGGGGCGCCGGCCGTGGGGGACCGGGTCGCGGTGACCTTCACCCCCGCCGAGGTGGTCGTACTGCCCGAAGGAGCCGCGCTTTAGGGCGTGCTCCGAGTCGCGGCCATCGTCGAATCGCCGCGCATTCGGGTGGACGATTAAGTGTGCAAAGCTCGACGCACTCATGGCCTCTATCGCCGACCGTGAGCCACACCGCCGACTCGCGGCCCAACGACCGGAATTCCCGGCCGTGTGTACTAGGATCCGCCGCTAGCATCACTCGATCGACCGCTGCTCCCCCCATCGATAGGAAGCCTGATGATCGGCGTGCTCGTCACTTTCGCGCAGACCGAAAAGTTCGATCGTTCAACTCTCTCGAAGATTGCCGGCGAACTCCGAGGGCCGTTCGAGGGCATGGCCGGCCTTCGCTTCAAGAGCTTCATGGCCGACGAAGAAAGCGGTCAGGCAAGGAATTTCTACGTGTGGGATGACGAGGAGAAAGGCCGCGCATTCTTCACTGATGAGATCGTCGGCAAGGTGACGGAGATCTATGGCGTCGCACCCAAGGTCGAATACTTCGATGTCGTGGGGTTCGTCGACAACTCCGGCATCTGATCCTCAAAGGGGCCGCCGCACAAACCTTTGCCGTCCTGGTCGTTTTGGGTCCACCTGGGCACGCCGTGGAAAATTCTTCGCCCCCTCCGGCAGAACCGGAGGGGGCGAACGGGCATCGAGTGCCCTCCGGGATCAAAGGCATCACCCGGGCCGGATGATGATCGTGACGCGGCGCGCCTAGGGGCGGATGCCGTCGCAGGCGATCTGCAGGTGGCGCGGGCCGCGCAGGACCGAGTTCTGGCGGTACTGCGGCGGGTCCTCCAGCAGCCGCGGGTTCTCCAGCCGGCGGGCCAGCTCGCTCAGCGCCAGCTGGGCCTCCTGCCGGGCCAGCGGTGCCCCGAAGCAGCTGTGGATGCCGCTGCCCAGACCGAGGTGCTGGATGTCCTTGCGGTCCGGGTCGAAGCGGTCCGGGTCCTCGAACCGCTTCGGGTCGCGGTTCCCGGAGGCCAGCATCAGCCACACGGACGCGCCCTTGGGGATCGTGACCCCGGCGACCTCGACGTCGGAGAGGGTGGTGCGCTGGGGCAGCAGCTGCACGGGCGGCTCGTAGCGCAGCAGTTCCTCGACGATCGGGACCGCCAGATCGGGGTCGTGGCGCAGCCGCTCCAGGACCTCCGGGAAGCGCAGCAGCGTCAGCATCCCGTTGGTGATGAGGTTGACCGTGGTCTCGTGGCCCGCGATCAGCAGCAGCGCGGAGGTGCTCAGCGCCTCCATGGTGGTCATCGCGCCGTCCGGGCCGTCGGCCGTCGCCAGCTGGGACAGCATGTCGTCGCCGGGGTTCTTACGGCGTTCCTCGATCAGCCCGGCCAGGTACATGCCCAGCTCCATCCGGGCGTCCATCGAGCCCTGGCCGCGCTGCGTGGGGTCCGCGTCCGGGTCAGGGTCCAGACTGGCGGCCAGGGTCTCCGCCCACACGTGGAAGCGGGGTTCGTCCTCGCGGGGGATGCCGAGCAGCCGGCAGATGACCGTGACCGGGAAGGGGTACGCGAACTGGTCGACCAGGTCGATCCGGTCCAGCTGCCCGGTCTCCCGGATGCCGTCGATGAGCCCGGAGACGAGGCCGCCGAGTTCCTCGCGCATGTCGTGGACCCGGTGGGGGGCGTGCGGCGGCCCGAACGGCCGGTTCGTCATCCGCCGCAGCCGGTCGTGGTCGGGCGGGTCGAGCTTCAGGAACGACGGGGGCAGCGTCGTGCCCTCCTCGTCCGACTGGTCGCCCAGCAGATCGTCCCCGGTCGCCTTCAGGTTCTTGGCGTCCGAGCTGATCCGCGGGTCGTGGAGCAGGCTGTGGATCTCGTAGTACGTGCTGACGACGTACGGGCCGTCCCCGTCGTGGGACACCGGGGTCTTACGGAGCTCCTCGTACAGCGGGTACGGATTCGCGCGGTTCGCGTAGTCGATGATCTCCCGCAGCAGGGCTTGTGACATGACAGGTCCTCGTGATCCTCGGGGAGGGCGCGGTACGGCGTGGCCGGTGGTGCGCGGGGATGGCGGTCATCTTCCGGGGGTGAAGGTCATCTTCCGGTCGGCCGGCGAGTAGCCGCTCAGCGTGATCGTGGGCCCGTGGGTGGGGACCGACGGGTCGGGGAAGTCCGCCGGAAGCGGCTTGGCCCCCTCGGCCCTGCGGTCCACCGTCGAGAACGGCGGCGGGAACGGTGCGGTGGACTCGATCTGCTGCTCGTAGAACGGCAGCCAGCGGCAGTTGTCGAAGGTGACGGCGGCGATCAGCCGGCCCTGGTACCCGTACACGGCCGCGAACCGGCGCTCGGCGAGCGAGCCCTGGGTGATCAGGATCTCCGTCCCCATCGGCGGTACCCCCACCGACTTGATGTTCACGCCGAACTGGGAGGACCAGAACGCCGGAACCCACAGGTGGGGGCGGCGGTCGGCGCTGTTGCTCAGCATGTTGTGCGCGGCCGTGTCGGCCTGGGCGACGGCGTTGCCCCAGTGCTCCAGCGACAGGAACTGGTAGCCGAACAGGGCGTGCGGGGAACGTGCCACGTCACCCGCCACGTAGATGTCGTCGGTGACGATGCCCCGGACGTCGAAGGCGCGGCAGCCCGCGTCGCAGGCGATGCCGCGCGGACCCGCACCCAGCCCGGAGCCGGCGAGCCACTCGGTGTTGCGCTGCGCGCCCAGCGAGACGACGACCACCTCCGCCTCCACGGTGGACCCGTCGGAGAGGTGCGCGGCGCGGACCCGCCCGGAGGGGTCGCCCTCCAGCGAGGTCACCATGACCCCGGTCCGCAGGTCGACGCCGTTCTCGCGGTGCATCTCGGCGGCCACCGCACCGATCACCCCGCCCAGCGCACCGACCAGCGGAGCGTCGCCCCGCTCGGCGACGGTGACGTCCAGGCCGCGCTCGCGGCACGCGGAGGCGATCTCGGACCCGGTGAAGCCGGCCCCGATGACCAGCACCCGGCGGGGACCGGCGGCCAGGGCCCGTTGCAGCCCTTCGCCGTCGTCGCGGGTGCGCAGGACGAAGACGCCCTTGAGGGCGCCTTCCTCCGGGTTGGGCCACGGCCGGGCGCGCACCCCGGTGGCGATCAGCAACCGGTCGTACTCGACCTCGTCGCCGTTGCCGAGCCTGACCCGGCGGGCGGCCATGTCCAGGCCCGTGGCCGGCACCCCGAGGCGCCAGTCGGCGTCGATCGCCCGGCGGCGGGGGAGCGCGGTGTGGTCGGCGACCGCGTTGCCCAGCAGGACCTGCTTGGACAGCGGGGGCCGGTCGTACGGTTCGTACGGCTCGTCGCCGATCATCGTGAGCGAACCGGTGAAACCCTTGTCGCGCATGGTCTCGGCGGCTCGCAGACCGGCCAGGGAGGCGCCGACGACGACGATGCGGCCCTCGCTCTTGAGGCGCTCCAGGGATCCGTCGTGTGTTCCTGCACCGGTCACCGCGCGCCTCCGGGACGAGATCCGGCGCCGGCCACGGCGTCCGGGGCCACCATGTTCGCCATGTCCTCGTCCGTGATCTCCAGGAGGATCGCCTGTACCGGACAGGCGGCCACGGCACGCATGACGTCCTCGCGCTGCGCCGGATCCGCCTCCGGGTTGTAGAGCAGCGACTCGTCGCCGTGCATGGCGAAGACATCGGGAGCGAGGAACGCGCACTGGGCGTATCCCTGACAGCGGTTGAGGTCGACGACAAGCCTCATGACGGTTCTGCCTTTCCTTTGGCCGTCCATCCCCGTCACCCCCCGAACCCCCGGGCCCTCCCCTTCCCACCAGCATGCACGCGGCACCCACAGGCCGCCTGCCGGAGTAGGAACGCCCAGGTCAGGGTGGTTCGGTGGGGGTTGGAGGGTGGTGGGCGGTGCCGCGCCGGACGCGCAGGATGTACAGGCTGAGGATCAGGGCCCAGACCGGGAACACCAGCTCGGACCAGGGCACTCCGGAACCGACCACGAGCAGGACCAGGCCGACGACGGTGCCCAGCAGGGCCAGCGGCTTGGGGAAGACGCCGAGCGTCCGCCCGATGGTCGAGGTCGCGAGGACGAAGACGGCCGCCATCCGCATGGCGTACGTCGCGAGGAGGGTGTAGGCGTAGTGGCGGCCGAAGTCGGAGGGCGTGCCCTCGTTCAGCACGGTGCCCGCCGCCGCGGCGGAGGCGAACAGGGTGGCCACGAAGACGAATCCGCTGCCGAGGAACACGGTGGCGATGAACCGGTCCTCGGCCGCGCCCGTGTGTGCGCGCAGGGCGCCCATGAACCACAGGAAGAAGATGCCCGCGAAGGGCACGATCTCCAGTGCCACTTGGACCGCCCAGCGCTTGTCCTGGTCGACGGGCAGGTCGGCGGCGTTGCCCGACGGGACGGCGATCCGCATCAGGACGATCGCCGCCCCGAGCAGCAGGGCGAAGGCGACTCCGGCCATCCCGGCCGCGCGTGGCGTGTCGAGCCGATCGGTCGTGGGACTCACGAACCCCTCACTCTCTCCCCCGGTCCAGCAAGCGGCAGACACCGCCGCGCCACCACCGGGGGACGGCCGACCGGGTGAGGGGCCCGGCCGGCCGGTGGGTCAGCCGACCGGCTCCGGCACCGGGGCCGCGGCTCCCTCGTCGGCCCCCTCGTGCTTGCCGTACCAGGCGACCGCCACGGCTCCCGCGACGGCCATGACGAAGCCGAGGACCGCGAGCCAGGCGAGGCCCGGGCGGGAGGCGTCACCGAGCCACAGGACGCCGATCGCGCCCGGGAGGACCGTCTCGCCGACGACCAGGGCGGCCGTGGCGCCGTTCACCGAGCCGATCTGGAGGGCGACCGTGTGCAGGTACATGCCGCCGATGCCCGCCACCAGGATGGCGTAGAGGGCCGGATCGGTGAGGAAGGTGCCGAGGTCGAACGGGTCCACGCCGTTCAGGATCCGGACGCCGACGCCGAGCGCGCCGAAGCCGAGCCCCGACAGCAGGCCCGCCAGGATCGCGGCGCCGCCGCCGAGGAGGCGCACGGCCACCGTGCCGCCCACCATCAGCAGCAGGGTGATGCCCAGCAGCCACCAGTGCGTGGACATCGGCGCGTGGTGGCCGCCCTCGTGGCCCGCAGCCGTCGCGAGCAGCACCAGCGCGGTGCACACGACACCGATCGAGGTCCATTCCTTCCGGCTCAGCCGGATACCGAGCATCTTGACGCTCAGTACGGCCGTGATCACCAGGTTGGCGCTGATCACCGTCTGCGAGAGGAAGAGGGGGAGCAGCCGGGCGGCCAGGGCGCCGAGCCCGAAGCCCACGAAGTCGAGGATGGTGCCGACGATGAATTCCCAGGTCATCGCCGCTTTCGCGGTGGACGACAGATTGGGGCCGCCATGGGCGGTCACTCCGGCCGCGGTCGGGGACATGCGTGCGGCACGGCGCGATCCGACGGCTTGCAGCACGGACCCCGTGCCGTAGCAGATGGACGCCGCGACAGCGGTCAGCAGGCCTATGAGCACCAAAGGCTCCGTTCACGTCTGGCAGGTTTTGCGGTACCTCTGCCAGACGTCAGAACGGGCCGGGAAGTTGCTTCCGGAGCTCAGCTCATCGACGCGAGTACGTCCGGGACCTCGTCCACCGCATCGACGAGCGCGATCCGCGACTCCATCGCGCGCCCGCGCGCCAGCGCCCGCAGCAGGGGCCAGGCCGGAAGGTGCTCGGTCCAGTGGGTCCGGCCGACCAGGACCATCGGGGCCGGCTCGCCCCGGGACTCGTAGTAGTTCGGCGTCGCGTTGTCGAAGATCTCCTGCACGGTGCCCGCCGCGCCGGGCAGGAAGACCACGCCCGCGTTGGAGCGGGCCAGCAGCCCGTCCTCGCGGGTGGCGTTCGCGAAGTACTTCGCTATGTGACCCGCGAAGGCGTTCGGAGGCTCGTGTCCGTAGAACCAGGTCGGGATGCCCACCGAGTCCCCGCCGACCGGGAAACGCTCGCGCACGGCGAAGGCCGCGCGCGCCCAGTCGGACACCGACGGAGCGAACGAGGGGGCCTTGGCCAGCAGCTCCAGGGCCTCCGCGAGGGCCTCGTCCGGGGCCGGAGCCACGTAGGCGCCCAGGTTGGCCGCCTCCATCGCGCCGGGGCCGCCACCGGTGGCCACGGTCAGCCCGGACCGGGTCAGCGCCCGGCCCAGCTCCGCGGCGCCGCGGTAGTCCGCCGCGTCGCGGGCCATCGCGTGGCCGCCCATCACACCGACGAC encodes:
- a CDS encoding NAD(P)/FAD-dependent oxidoreductase, whose product is MTGAGTHDGSLERLKSEGRIVVVGASLAGLRAAETMRDKGFTGSLTMIGDEPYEPYDRPPLSKQVLLGNAVADHTALPRRRAIDADWRLGVPATGLDMAARRVRLGNGDEVEYDRLLIATGVRARPWPNPEEGALKGVFVLRTRDDGEGLQRALAAGPRRVLVIGAGFTGSEIASACRERGLDVTVAERGDAPLVGALGGVIGAVAAEMHRENGVDLRTGVMVTSLEGDPSGRVRAAHLSDGSTVEAEVVVVSLGAQRNTEWLAGSGLGAGPRGIACDAGCRAFDVRGIVTDDIYVAGDVARSPHALFGYQFLSLEHWGNAVAQADTAAHNMLSNSADRRPHLWVPAFWSSQFGVNIKSVGVPPMGTEILITQGSLAERRFAAVYGYQGRLIAAVTFDNCRWLPFYEQQIESTAPFPPPFSTVDRRAEGAKPLPADFPDPSVPTHGPTITLSGYSPADRKMTFTPGR
- a CDS encoding cytochrome P450, whose translation is MSQALLREIIDYANRANPYPLYEELRKTPVSHDGDGPYVVSTYYEIHSLLHDPRISSDAKNLKATGDDLLGDQSDEEGTTLPPSFLKLDPPDHDRLRRMTNRPFGPPHAPHRVHDMREELGGLVSGLIDGIRETGQLDRIDLVDQFAYPFPVTVICRLLGIPREDEPRFHVWAETLAASLDPDPDADPTQRGQGSMDARMELGMYLAGLIEERRKNPGDDMLSQLATADGPDGAMTTMEALSTSALLLIAGHETTVNLITNGMLTLLRFPEVLERLRHDPDLAVPIVEELLRYEPPVQLLPQRTTLSDVEVAGVTIPKGASVWLMLASGNRDPKRFEDPDRFDPDRKDIQHLGLGSGIHSCFGAPLARQEAQLALSELARRLENPRLLEDPPQYRQNSVLRGPRHLQIACDGIRP
- a CDS encoding LOG family protein — protein: MVNPDIEIETLAEFDQVVARGSLSGYRIQSVNLMERTFALLAADTSAAVFLGCPMEPDAAAKVRADGALVFPPVPDLPFNPYRGLLYTPEELFAGLADGYEGTPDAEAYAWFQETKADGDVFSSMLRAVHDDAVSDALDEHLAGVRVVGVMGGHAMARDAADYRGAAELGRALTRSGLTVATGGGPGAMEAANLGAYVAPAPDEALAEALELLAKAPSFAPSVSDWARAAFAVRERFPVGGDSVGIPTWFYGHEPPNAFAGHIAKYFANATREDGLLARSNAGVVFLPGAAGTVQEIFDNATPNYYESRGEPAPMVLVGRTHWTEHLPAWPLLRALARGRAMESRIALVDAVDEVPDVLASMS
- a CDS encoding ferredoxin; this encodes MRLVVDLNRCQGYAQCAFLAPDVFAMHGDESLLYNPEADPAQREDVMRAVAACPVQAILLEITDEDMANMVAPDAVAGAGSRPGGAR